From one Dyella sp. 2HG41-7 genomic stretch:
- a CDS encoding glycosyltransferase family 39 protein produces MSITAATTQERRQFWLLVFFAILILGVGIGLRDPWPSDEPRYTLAAKQMVESGDWLFLHRGVELYADKPPMLMWLEAASFELVRNWRIAFMLPSFLAALGTLWLLYDLGRRLWDRKTGMYAAMAALMCIQFVFQAKRAQIDPLVVFFITAANWGLLRHTLCGPNWRLYWFGCFCAGLGVITKGVGFLALLMLVPYAFAAFGRWNGVSAMNNGARWHWLLGLVATLFAIALWLVPMLLVARAHADNPVYAAYVHNILFHQTAGRYAHAWHHIHSAFFYLPLMVYNWLPLSLTYPGTFPRWWNALKAKDARILLPLGWIVLVLVFFSASAGKRDVYVLPIVPMLALITAPYLEALLATRWLRVLGAAFLLVIGGCMLGLGVYALTAHPAFATKLAYDRGFNGPADSLWWMCIVIGAAQWLALAIFRLRRVHVAVASGMLALWLVWGLWAYPLLNDSSSSAELMQHVSARLSAQDEVGLVDWKEQNMLMLDRHAMDFGFSAPTSQQFVHAVQWQAAAPATRWLFAQDPSMGECVDRRKAINVGHANRRNWWLFKSDAAIQGCVPKNADEMPEPDDAAN; encoded by the coding sequence ATGTCGATCACCGCTGCCACAACTCAGGAACGCCGCCAGTTCTGGCTACTGGTCTTCTTCGCCATCCTGATCCTCGGCGTCGGTATCGGCCTGCGCGATCCCTGGCCGTCCGACGAACCCCGCTACACGCTCGCCGCGAAACAAATGGTGGAAAGCGGCGACTGGTTGTTCCTGCATCGCGGCGTGGAGCTTTACGCAGACAAGCCGCCGATGCTGATGTGGTTGGAAGCCGCCAGTTTCGAGCTGGTGCGGAACTGGCGCATCGCTTTCATGCTGCCGTCGTTTCTCGCTGCGCTGGGCACGCTGTGGCTCCTCTATGACCTTGGTCGACGTCTGTGGGATCGCAAGACGGGCATGTACGCCGCGATGGCGGCGCTGATGTGCATCCAGTTCGTGTTTCAAGCCAAGCGCGCGCAGATCGATCCGCTGGTCGTGTTCTTCATTACTGCAGCGAACTGGGGCTTATTGCGTCATACGTTGTGCGGACCGAATTGGCGTTTGTACTGGTTCGGCTGTTTTTGCGCAGGCCTCGGCGTCATCACGAAGGGCGTCGGCTTTCTCGCGTTGTTGATGTTGGTGCCTTACGCGTTCGCTGCGTTCGGTCGATGGAACGGTGTTAGCGCGATGAACAACGGCGCGCGGTGGCATTGGCTGCTGGGCCTCGTCGCCACCTTGTTCGCGATCGCGTTGTGGTTGGTTCCCATGCTGCTGGTCGCGCGCGCGCACGCCGACAATCCGGTGTATGCGGCTTACGTGCACAACATTCTTTTCCATCAAACCGCGGGCCGCTACGCACATGCGTGGCACCACATCCATTCGGCGTTCTTCTATCTGCCGTTGATGGTCTACAACTGGCTGCCGTTGTCGCTGACCTATCCCGGCACGTTTCCGCGTTGGTGGAATGCGTTGAAAGCCAAGGATGCGCGCATCCTGCTGCCGCTGGGATGGATCGTGCTGGTGCTCGTGTTTTTCAGCGCATCCGCCGGCAAACGCGACGTGTACGTGCTGCCTATCGTGCCGATGCTGGCGTTGATCACTGCACCCTATCTTGAAGCGTTGCTCGCCACGCGCTGGCTGCGCGTGCTCGGCGCTGCGTTTCTGCTTGTGATCGGCGGCTGCATGCTTGGGCTGGGCGTTTACGCATTAACGGCGCATCCGGCGTTCGCCACCAAGCTCGCTTACGATCGCGGTTTCAATGGACCTGCGGACAGCTTGTGGTGGATGTGCATCGTTATCGGCGCCGCGCAGTGGTTGGCGCTCGCCATTTTCCGCTTGCGTCGCGTGCACGTCGCGGTGGCCAGCGGCATGCTGGCGCTGTGGCTGGTGTGGGGACTGTGGGCGTATCCATTGCTCAACGACAGCAGTTCGTCGGCGGAGCTTATGCAACATGTCAGCGCGCGTTTGAGTGCACAAGACGAAGTAGGTTTGGTCGATTGGAAGGAACAAAACATGCTGATGCTCGACCGGCACGCGATGGACTTCGGTTTCAGCGCGCCTACATCGCAGCAGTTCGTGCATGCCGTGCAATGGCAGGCTGCCGCGCCGGCTACGCGTTGGCTGTTCGCACAAGATCCATCCATGGGCGAATGCGTAGATCGCCGCAAAGCCATCAACGTCGGGCACGCCAATCGCCGCAATTGGTGGCTGTTCAAATCCGACGCGGCGATCCAAGGCTGCGTACCTAAGAATGCCGACGAAATGCCGGAGCCCGACGATGCCGCAAACTGA
- a CDS encoding glycosyltransferase: protein MPQTDRTMLRCQLIARDNAAGLSRDLPLLADALQGTSCQTQTTGLPHRGRFAEWLTRMTLARKPPAFDVNVMLERIRPEFLRGAKRNVLIPNPEYFRPQDKAALSMVDAVWVKTHHAERLFQQLGATTRFIGFTSTDRYDASVARRYTFFHGPGRSGNKGTQALLELWRKHPEWPMLTVAWRRKRVEIETLPANVTLIRDHLSDADYRRLQNEHRFHLCPSQTEGFGHYLVEAMSCRAVVVTLNAEPMNELVSVERGLLVPAQAIGTQDLATTYGFTETSMEAAIERCLSMDVSTAEAMGEAARAWFEHNHAHFPQRLQNALAAL, encoded by the coding sequence ATGCCGCAAACTGATCGCACCATGCTGCGTTGTCAGTTAATTGCCCGCGACAACGCCGCGGGCCTCAGTCGCGATCTGCCACTCTTGGCGGACGCACTGCAAGGTACGAGTTGCCAGACGCAGACCACCGGTTTGCCGCATCGCGGACGGTTCGCCGAATGGTTGACGCGTATGACACTTGCGCGCAAACCGCCCGCGTTCGACGTAAACGTAATGCTGGAACGCATCCGCCCCGAATTTCTGCGCGGCGCGAAGCGCAACGTGCTGATACCGAATCCAGAATATTTTCGGCCACAGGACAAAGCCGCGCTGTCGATGGTGGATGCGGTGTGGGTGAAAACCCATCACGCCGAGCGCCTGTTCCAACAGCTTGGCGCAACCACACGTTTTATTGGCTTCACTAGCACGGATCGATACGACGCCAGCGTCGCGCGTCGCTACACTTTCTTTCACGGCCCGGGGCGCAGCGGCAACAAAGGCACGCAAGCCTTGCTCGAGCTATGGCGCAAGCATCCCGAATGGCCGATGCTCACCGTGGCCTGGCGTCGTAAACGCGTCGAGATCGAAACGCTGCCGGCAAACGTCACCCTGATTCGCGACCATCTCAGCGACGCCGATTATCGCCGTTTGCAAAACGAACATCGCTTTCACCTATGCCCGTCGCAAACCGAAGGTTTCGGCCATTATTTGGTCGAAGCGATGAGTTGCCGCGCAGTTGTCGTGACCTTAAATGCCGAACCGATGAACGAACTGGTGAGCGTCGAGCGCGGCTTGCTGGTGCCCGCGCAAGCCATTGGCACGCAAGACCTCGCCACGACGTATGGCTTTACCGAAACCAGTATGGAAGCGGCCATCGAACGATGCTTGAGCATGGATGTTTCGACGGCCGAAGCGATGGGCGAAGCCGCGCGCGCTTGGTTCGAACATAACCATGCGCATTTCCCGCAACGATTACAGAACGCATTAGCCGCGCTGTAG